In Streptomyces sclerotialus, the DNA window GCGTCCACCTGGAAGCCCGCCGCGGCCAGGTGGAGGGCGTTGCGGCCGGGGCCGCAGCCGAGGTCGAGGGCCCGCCCCGGGGCGAGCCGGTGCCGCGTGAGGTACGCGGCGAGGTTCTCGTCCGGCTTCGCCACGAAGAACGGCACGGGCCGGGAGCGGTCGGTGTAGAAGTCGTCCCACCAGTCGGCCCCGCCGCTCGTCCAGCGGTCGGCCGCCGGCGCGAACAGGCCGTCCATCAGCTTCAGTACGTCGTCGACCGTGCGCACGTTCCGGTCCATCCGGCCCCCTTCCCTGACTGCGGAAAGAGTACGGGCCCCACCGCGGGAGCCCAGGCCAGGGGGCGCCCCGACGCCCCGCGGACATCGCGGCCGGAGCCGCCCCTCCCCCGTGGAAGTGGCGGCTCCGGCGCGGCTCTTCAGTCCGAAGGTCAGAGGTCGGACTTGAAGAGCAGGCGGTTCGGGGTACCGCTCGGGTTGCTGATCACGTTGGCCGTGGCATTGGTGATCAGCCAGTTGTTGACGGTCGAGGACGACGCGTCGCCCTTGCTCGACTTGTAGAGGGCGGCCACGCCGGCCACGTGCGGGGAGGCCATCGAGGTGCCGCTCATCTGGGTGGTGCCGCCGCCGAGGCGGGTGGAGGTGATGGAGACGCCGGGCGCGAACAGGTCCGTGCAGCTGCCGTAGTTGCTGAACGACGCCTTGCGGTCGGAGCTGTCCGAGGCCGCGATGCTGATGACTCCCGGAGCACTGGCGGGCGAGGTGTTGCAGGCGTCCGCGTTGTCGTTGCCGGCGGCGACGGAGAGGAAGACACCGGAGTTGTTCAGGGCCGCGGCCGCGTCGTTCACGGCGGAGGAGTAGCCGCCGCCGAGCGAGGCGTTGGCGACGGCGGGCTTCGTGGCGTTGGTACGGACCCAGTCGAAGCCCGCGATGATGCCCGAGTAGGAGCCCGACCCGTTGCAGTCCAGGACGCGGACGCCGCGCAGCGCCACGCCCTTGGCGACGCCGTACGTGGTGCTGCCCACCGTACCTGCCACGTGCGTGCCGTGCCCGTTGCAGTCCTGCCCGTTGCCGCCGAACGCGTCGTACACGTTACGGGCCCGGCCGCCGAAGTCGGGGTGGCCGGCGTCGATGCCGGTGTCGATGATGTACGCGGTGACGCCCGAGCCGTTGCGGTTGTAGGTGTAGGTGCCGCTCAGCGGGCGGTTGCGCTGGTCTATCCGGTCCAGGCCCCAGGTGGCGTTGGACTGCGTGGCGGAGGCGGTGACCTTCTGATCCTCCTCGATGGCCTGGACGGAGGGGTCGCTGCGCAGGTCGGCGAGCTGGTCGGCGGAGAGCTTCGCGGAGAAGCCGTTGAGGACCTTCTTGTAGAGGTGGCGGGTGGTGACGTCCGCTCTGTCGGCCAGGGCTCCGGGTGCCACGCCCGGCTTGAGGGTGACGATGTAGTTGCCCTTGATGACCTTGCTGTCCGGAGCCTGTTCCACGGTCACGAGCCGCGGCGCGGCGTCCTGGCCCGCGGCGGCCGCGGTACCGGCGGCGGGGACGACGGCCGCCGGCAGTGCCAGCAGCAGCGCGGCGAGGTGGGAGCGCTTCATCGAGTGGGGGACCTTTCGTGACGAGGGGGATGCCGTGCCACCCGGCCGGGGGCCGGGCGGGGCGGGACTCACCCTCCGCCTGCCGATCGGTCGAAACAATCCGTAATTCGCTAGGTAGTACTGCTGAGAGGTACCCCTGCTTATTCGAGCGTCGCCGCCACGTCCGTGCGGCGGGCGATGTCGGTCAGCGCGCGGGCCATGACCGAGCCGGGCTCGCGTGCCGTGAGGACCAGACCGATGGCCGCGGTGCGGACCGGTTCCACGAGTGGCACGGCCCGCATGCCGGGCGGCATGTCGAAGACCCGGAGCCAGGCGTGCGGGAGGATGCCGGCCCACCGGCCGGTCCGGACGTGCGCGTACAGGGAGGCGACCGAGTCGGTCTCCACCTGCGGCGCCGCCTGGACCCCGGCCTCGGCGAACATCTCGTCGAGCACCCGCCGCCCCTGCATCCCCGTGCTGAGCAGACACAGCGGGAGGGCGGCGGCCGCCGCCCAGGACACCGTGTCCGAGGCCGCCGGCGGGTGCGCCGCGCCGGTGAGCAGCACGTACCGCTCCCGGTAGAGCGGCACGGTGCGGAACTGGTCCGAGAGGGCGTCGCCCAGGTACGTGATGCCGGCGTCGAGCTCGAAGTTCTCCAGCCGGCCCAGGATGTCGCTGGAGCGGAGGTCCGAGGCGATGCGCACGTCGACCAGCGGGTGCGCCGCGCAGAACGGCTCGACGAGGAGGGCAACGGCGGCCGAGGCGGTGGGGACGCAGCCGATCCGCAGTTCGCCGCTCAGCCCCGTGCGCAGCGCCTGCACCTCGGACGTCAGCGCGTCGCGGTCCGCCAGTATGCGCTGCGCCCACAGCACGACCCGCTCGCCTTCGGGGGTGAGCCCCTCGTACTTGCGGCCGCGGCGGATCAGCGGGACGTCGAGCTCCTCCTCCAGTTTGCGGATCGCCTCCGACAGGGCGGGCTGGGAGACGTAGCAGGACTGCGCGGCGCGCGCGAAGTGGCGTTCGCGCGAGAGGGCGACCAGATATTCGAGCTGGCGGAAGAGCACCGCACCGGTCTACCTCAGCCAGGGCCGAAGCACCAATCAGGCCCCGGTCGGCTCCAGGCGTACCACCACGCTCTTCGACGTCGGTGTGTTGCTGAGGTCGGCCACGCTGTCCAGCGGGACCAGGACGTTGGTCTCCGGGTAGTAGGCGGCGGCGGAACCCGGCGTGGTCGGGTACGGGATCACCCGGAACGCGGGCGCGCGCCGCTCGGCACCGTCCCGCCAGACGCTCACCAGGTCCACCTCGTCGCGGTCGGCCAGGCCCAGGGCCGCCAGGTCGGCGGGGTTGACGAGGACGACGCGGCGGGCGTTGTGGATGCCCCGGTAGCGGTCGTTCATGGCGTACGGGACGGTGTTCCACTGGTCGTGGGAGCGGAGCGTCTGGAGCAGCAGGTGGCCCTCCGGTACCTCCGGCGCCTCGAAGGCGTTGCGGGTGAAGACGGCCTTGCCGCTGGGGGTGGGGAAGACGCCCTCGTTCACCGGGTTCGGCAGCCGGAAGCCGCCGGGCCGGGCGACGCGGGCGTTGAAGTCGTGGAAGCCGGGGACGACACGGGAGATCCGGTCGCGGATGGTGCCGTAGTCCCGCTCGAACTCCTCCCAGGGGATGTCCGGATGCTCGCCGAGGGTGCGGCGGGCCAGCCGGCCGATGATGGCGACCTCGCTGAGCAGGTGCTCGGAGGCCGGTGCGAGCCGCCCGCGGGAGGCGTGCACCTCGCTCATGGAGTCCTCGACCGTGACGAACTGCTCGACGCCGCCCTGGATGTCGCGGTCGCTGCGGCCGAGCGTCGGCAGGATGAGCGCCGTCTCACCGCAGACGGTGTGGGAGCGGTTCAGCTTGGTGGAGATGTGCGCGGTGAGCCGGCAGTTGCGCATGGCCCGCTCGGTGACGTCGCTGTCAGGGGTGGCGCGGACGAAGTTGCCGGCGACGCCGAGGAAGAACGTCGCGCGGCCGTCCCGCATGGCCCGGATCGCGTCCACCGAGTCCAGCCCGTGGTGCTGTGGCGGGGTGAAGCCGAATTCCCGCTCCAGCGCGTCCAGGAAGGACTGCGGCATCTTCTCCCAGATGCCCATGGTGCGGTCGCCCTGCACGTTGCTGTGGCCGCGTACCGGGCAGACGCCCGCGCCGGGGCGGCCGATGTTGCCGCGGAGCAGCAGGAAGTTCACCACCTCGCGGATGGTGGGCACGCCGTGCTTGTGCTGGGTGAGTCCCATCGCCCAGCAGACGATGACCTTCTTGCTGCCCAGGACGTCCGCGTGGACCCGGTCGATCTCCTCGCGGGTCAGTCCGGTGGCGTCGAGGACGTCGGTCCAGGACACCTTGCGTGCCTGCGCGGCGAAGTCGGCGAAGCCGGTGGTGTGCGTCTCGATGAAGTCGTGGTCGAGCACGGTGCCCGGCGCGGCGTCCTCGGCCTCCAGGAGCAGCCGGTTGAGGCCCTGGAAGAGGGCGAGATCGCCGCCGGGGCGGATCTGCAGGAACCGGTCGGCGATCTCGGTGCCGCGGCCGATCACCCCGCGGGCCTTCTGCGGGTGCTTGAACCGCAGCAGGCCCGCTTCGGGCAGCGGGTTCACGGCGATGACGCGCCCGCCGTTGCGCTTGGTCTCCTCCAGCGCGGAGAGCATCCGCGGGTGGTTGGTGCCCGGGTTCTGCCCGACGACGAAGACCAGGTCGGCGTCGTAGAGGTCCTGCAGGCCGACGCTGCCCTTGCCGATGCCCAGCGTCTCGTTGAGCGCGGTGCCGCTGGACTCGTGGCACATGTTGGAGCAGTCCGGCAGGTTGTTGGTGCCGAAGGCGCGGACGAACAGCTGGAGGAGGAACGCCGCCTCGTTGTTCAGCCGGCCCGAGGTGTAGAAGAGCGCTTCGTCGGGCGAGTCCAGGGCGCGCAGTTCCGTGGCCAGGAGGTCGAAGGCCGCGTCCCAGCCGATCGGTTCGTAGTGGTCGGCGCCGGGCCGCTTGACCATGGGTTCGGTGAGGCGGCCCTGCTGGTTGAGCCAGTAGTCGGACTTGCCGGCCAGTTCGGAGACCGGGTGCTGCCGGAAGAAGTCGCGGGTGATCCGGCGGGAGGTCGCCTCGTCGGCGATGTGCTTGGCGCCGTTCTCGCAGTACTCGTTCGTGTGGCGCTTCCCCGGCCCGGGCTCCGGCCAGGCGCAGCCCGGGCAGTCGAACCCCTTGACCTGGTTGATGTTCAGCAGGGTCAGCGCCGTCCGGCGGACGGAGGTCTGGCCGAGGGAGTACTTCAGTGCGTGCGCCACGGCCGGCGCCCCGGTCGCCCACGTCTTGGGCGGGGTGACCGCCAGCCCCTCGTCCGTCGGGTCCTCGTCGGAACTCATGGCCTGACCTCACCTTTCCCTGCCCGGGTACGTCCGCGTACCACTTCGACGCCGGCCCGCACCGCGCCCGTACGGGAGAGCGGCGGCCCGACCCGATCAGCTTCCGGCAGAGCCCGGGAGGCGTCAAAGACGGCTTGGTTATCGGCGGATAGGCCGCGCTTATCGACGGGCCGCGGGCGGACCCGGACAGGTACCGGCAGTGGCGTTCAGCTCCGCAGGTGCCCCAGTACGGAACGGACCGCGTGGCGGACGGCGTCTCGCGCCTGCTCGGTGTGGTCGAGCGTCTCGAACCCGTGGTGGCCGTCCGGTACGTCGATCACCTCGACATCGGCCCCGCACTCCTCGGCGGCGGTCAGGAACGCCTCGACCGTGACCGCGATCTCGGCGACCTCCAGTCCCACCCGCGTCAGCACGACGGGCAGCCGGCCCGCCGAGCGCACCGCGTCCGCCGGGCGGAACCGGGGCCCGGACAGCCCCCAGCTCGGCGGCGGCAGCAGGATCGGGTAGGTCGCCGCCACGCACCGCAGCCACGGCGGGGGCGCCGCGAGCCAGTCAGCGGACAGCGGCCCGCCGCCGGAGAAGAACCACAGCGCGACGCGGTCCCCGTCGACGCGCGGATCGGCACGTACGAGGGCGACGGCCTCGGCGACGTCCTCGGCGGCCCGTTCGTAGTCGGTGAGGTCGTGCAGCCGGTGGTCCACCGTCACACCCACCGCTCCGAGCTGCGCCACGTACCGGCCGTAGCCGGTGAACGCCGGCCAGTCCCGTGGCGTCGGCCGCGCTCCGGCGGGGACCGGGCCGCCGTGGACGAACACCACGGCGGGCCGGGGGCCGTCGGCGTCCGGCAGGTAGAGGTCGACCCGCCCCACCCGCTCACGCGGCCGTTCCGGCACGTCGAGGAGGAACGCCCGGAGGTGGCCGGGCCGCTCGCCGCCCGGCGCCGACAGCCGGTACCCCTCCCCGGCGGCGGCCCGGAGCAGTACACCGGTCAGTTCGCCGGGGACGGAGAGCATCGGCCAGTGTCCGGTGTCCAGTTCGAAGAAGGTCACCCGGGGATCGACCAGCGCCAGGAAGCGGGGGTCACCGAGCCTCAGCACCGTCTCCACCATGCCGATGCTCGACCCGTTGGCGGTGCACAGGACGCCGGTCGTCGGCAGTGCGGCGACCGCCTCCGGCAGCCGGAGCGGCTGGGTGAGGGTGCGCACGGGCTGCGGTGCGGCGCGTTCGGAGAGGCGGGCCAGCGCGGCCTCGGGGACGCCCGCGACGCTGCCCCAGCGGTGCCACTCGCCGGGCGGTGGCGGCGGGACCCGCCAGCCGTCCCCGGTCCGCCCGACCGGCCCGGCGTCCTGCGCCAGCCGGTCGCGGACCGCCTGGTCGGGTACCAGCTTGAGGGCGGGGTCACCGTCCTGGGGCAGGCCCGCGTCGAGGTGGACGATCCGGGCGATCCGTTCCGGGCGGCGGCCGGCGGCGCCCAGTACGGGGTGGATGCCGTAGCAGTGGCCGACGAGCACCACCTCGGGGGCTTCCACCTGGTCGATCAGCTCCACCACGTCCTCGATGTGTGTGTCCAGGTCCGTGTTCGGCCCCGCCAGGTGGCGGCGGTCGCCCATGCCGGTCAGCGTCACCGGATGGACCTCGGCCCCCGACTCCCGCAGCCGGCCGGCCACTTCCTCCCATACCCAGTCGCCGGTGTGTGCGCCCGACACCAGGATGAATGCCGTCATGTTGGTCTCCTCGCATACCGTGCGTCCGCGAGACCGCCCCCGTAGGCCGTCCGCGCTCGCGGGTACCGTAGGAACTCCCCCTGAGGGAGGTTCAACCGTGACCGCTGAGTCGTCCGAGTCCTTCGAGGTCCCCGCACGGGCCGTGCCGCCCGGTGCGGCCGACGGCATGTGGAGCATCGGCGAGCTGGCGGAGCACGCGGGCGTCACCGTCAAGACCGTCCGCTTCTACTCCGACCGCGGCCTGCTGCCCGAGGCGGCCCGCAGCGCCGGGGGCCATCGCCGGTACGGCCCCGAGGCGCTCGACCGGCTCCGGCTCATCCGCTCCCTGCGCACCCTCGACCTGCCCGTCCCGGACGTCGGCCGGGTGCTGGACCGGGAGGACGCGCTGGAGGACGTCATCGCGGGGCAGCTCCGGGAGCTCGGCTCGCGCATGGCCGCCCTGCGCTGGCGCGAGGCCGCCCTGCACCTGCTGCGGGACTGCGCCCCGGAGGAGCGGGCCGACCGGCTGCGGCTGATCGGCGCGGTGACGGCACCGCCCGACACGGCCGCGCTGGCCCGCTTCTGGCGGCGCTGGCTGCCCCCGCGGCTCCCGGCCCGGCTGACTTCCGCGATCCTCGAGCACGCGGTGCCACAGCCCCCGGCGGACCCGACGCCGGACCAGGTACTGGCCTTCGCCCGGCTGCACGCCTTCGTGTCCGGTCCCTGCCCCCGCACCGGCACCGCGCACTGGCAGCCCGCGGCGCACCGCCCCGACGAGGGCTACCGCCCGGCCGTCCTCTACGAAGGGCTCATCGAGGCGTACGGGCTGGCCGCCGCCGACATCCGGGGGCAGCGGGCGCCCTACGAGGGCGAGGCGCTGGACTGCTTCGTCGACGCCTACGCCCGCTCTTGCGGCACACGGGACACGCCGGCCTTCCGCCGCGTACTCAGCGGACAGCTCGCCGCCGATCCCCGTATCGACCACTACTGGCAGCTCGTGGCGGAGCTGACCGGCCCGGCCGCGCCGACTCCGGGCGCCACCCATGACTGGCTCCACGCCGCGCTGGACGCCAGGAGCACCCGGCCGGCCGCCTGACCGGCAGGGACCATGCGGTGGCCGGCGGTGCCTCAGGAGCGGCGGCCCCCCTGCGTCAAGGAACTCGCCCACGCCGAAGGGCAGCCCGCACCTGTGCCTGGGCAGCCTGCCGGCCCGGGCCGCTAGCGCGTGGCCACGGGCGGCCAGGTGGGGCGGTACGCCTCGGGGAGGGCGGCGAGGGCCTTGCTGACCGTGGCGTGGAGGGGGAAGAGCTGGTCGCTGCCGGTGTGGGCGAGCAGGTCGGAGAGGCGGCGGCCGGCGCAGGCGAGCAGCAGGGTGCCCTCCCGGCGGCGCAGGAGCCAGTGCAGCGCGAGCAGGCAGTTCAGCCCGCGGGAGTCACAGAACGTGAGCGCTGCCACGTCCAGGACGAGGTAGCGGTAGCCGTCGGCGAGCACGGCCCCGGTGCTGGACAGGAACGCCGCCTCGGAGGCATGGTCGAGTTCTCCGCTGACGCGCAGCACGGCGCATGCATCGGAGTCGGTGAGAACAGTGACGGCCAGCCGTCCTGTACCCGTGGACATCGCACCTCCGGTCACCTGTCGCACGGACACCCCACGGGTTGGTTACCAGACGGTAGCCGCGCTCGTCGGCCCCGGGCCGTGAATTACAGGCAGTGAACTACGGGCATGTGATACAAGCCGAGTGTCGCACACGGACGGATACATGTCGGAAATGTCGTTGACCCCGGTACCGTCGACAACGGGCCCGCCCGACACCCGGACGGGTGGCGAAGCGGTGAGGGGTGACATGATGAACGACGCACTGTGGGTCGTCGTGGTGGTGGCCGGAGTCCTGCTCCTGCTGACCCTGGCGGTGGCCGTCGTGCTCCTCGTGAAGACCGTGGCCACCCGCCGCCGCCTGAAGGCCGCCGGCCTGCCGATGAACGAGTTCGCGTTCTGGGGCGCGCTCCTCTACCTGCTCTCCCCCGTCGACCTTCTCCCGGACCCGGTGTACCTCGACGACATCGGCGTCCTCCTGCTCGCGCTGCGCTCACTGCGCACCGCGGCCCCCGCCGGCCTCCGGAAATCGCCCACCGACCCGGAACTCCGGGGGTGATTCGGCCGACCTCCGCCTCGTACCCCGGGGCCCGCCGGTCCCCTGCCGCTCCTCCCACCCCGTCGGCGGCTCACGGCGGCCCGCCCTGCCACAGCGGTCGCCTGCGGCGGGCGGGCTACTGGCCGACAGCGCTCCCGTACGGACGGCCGGCGGCCGCCCGGCGTTCCGGTGCCCGGCGCCCGGGTACGCGTGCGCCGCACCCGGCACCCGCCGGGCGACCCACGTGAGAAGGCAGGCGCATCATGACCGCAGCCTCATCCCCCGGGTACTCGGAATCCGGCATGCCGCGAAGTACCTACACCGCGGCGCGGCCGAGCAGTACCGAGACCAAACCGTCCTTCAAGACCACCGAGTTCTTCGTCTACGTGGCCGCCGTGGTGGCCGTTCTCATCGCCTCCGCCGTGGTGGGCAGCGGCGCCGGCGTCGTGGACCGCTTCCCCGCCGACCAGGCATGGCTGTACGTCACCCTGCTCAGCATCGGCTACCTGCTCAGCCGGGGCCTGGCGAAGAGCGGCAGCCGCGAACCCACCGACCGGGCAGGCGGCTGACGCAGGGACGATGTCCCGCAGGGCGGTCGCGCGGGGAGCGTGACCGGGCGACGGGCGGAGCCCCGGGACAGCACCGGCCCGGGGCTCCGCCCGCCTGGTCTCAGACCGGCAGGAAGGTGTCGGTGGCCGCGTCGTGCGCCGTCACCAGGCCGGTGTGCACCTCGTAGAACCAGCCGTGCAGCGTCACCTCGCCGGCGTCCAGCCGCTCACGGACACAGGGGTACGCGCGCAGCCGCTCGACCTGCTCGCACACATGGCGCTGGACGGCGCCGGCGACCGCGGGGGTGTCGTCCTTCGGCAGCTCGGAGGAGAACTCCTGGGCGAGCCAGTCCCGTACGGCGGGCGCGTCGTTCAGGTCCTCGGCACGCGCCCGCGCGCCCACCGCACCGCAGTGGGAGTGGCCGCACACCACGATGTCGGACACCTTCAGCACCCGCATCGCGTACTCGATGGTCGCCGCCTCCGAGCAGGCCATTCCCTCGTGGAAAGCGGGGACGGCGTTGCCTGCGGTGCGCAGTTCGAAGAGCTCGCCGGGCCGGGCTCCGGTGAACAGGGACGGCACGACCCTGGAGTCGGAGCAGGTGATGAACAGGGCGAGCGGCGACTGGCCTTCGGCGAGGCGGCTGAAGATCTCCCGTTCCTCAGGTCGTTCGGCGATACGGGCGTTGAAGTTGCGGGCCTGCTGGATGAAGGACTCCACGGGAGATGTCTCCTGTTGGTGAGGGTGCCACTGAGGGATGTGGCGGGAGCGGATTGCACGGGCAGTGGTCGTCGATGCGGTGTCCGTGCCGGCCGGCAGCGGTACCGCGGGGTGGTGCGGCGCGTGCGGGCGGCGGCCTCGGCGCGCGGATGGGGATCATGCAGCGGTCTCTCCGGATTCGCTGCGGGAGGCGTGCGGGGCGGCACGGCGCCGGGCACCGGTCGCGGCACCGGACCGCCGCGCGGTCAGTGCCGTCACGGGAACGATCGCCAGCGCCAGCACCCCGCCCGCGAGGGCCAGTACCGGGAAGCCGCCCGCCATCACGACCAGGCCCGAGGACATGCCGCCGGTGGCCCCGGCGATGGCGAGGCCCACGTCCAGCAGCCCTTGCGTACGGGCCCGGGTGGCAGCCGGCAGCGCGTCGGTGACCAGGGCGGTACCGCTGATCAGGCCGAAGTTCCAGCCGATGCCGAGCAGCACGAGGGCGGTGGCGAGGGCCGGCACGGAGTGGACCGGCGCCAGGGCGGCGACGGCGCCGGCGGCGAACAGCGTCACCCCGGACGCGGCGGCGACCGCCGGCCGGCCGACGCGGTCCACGAGCAGCCCGGTCAGCGGGGAGGGCAGGAACATCGCCCCGACATGGAGGGCGATGACCAGCCCGGCGTCGCCGGTGCTGTGGCCGTGCGCGAGCATGTGGACCGGCGTCATGGTCATGATCGCGATCATGGCGAGCTGGCCGAGCACCATGACGGACGTACCGGTGAGGAGAGCGCGCCGGTCGGGGCGGGCGTCACGCGCGCCGGCCGCCTCGGCACCGCCGGCCTCCGCCGTGCTCCGTGCCTCCTCGGCCTCGGACCGGCTCCGCGCCCCGGCTCCGGACCCGGCTTCCGCCTCCGCCTCGGCCAGGGTGCGCGCCAGGCGGAGGGGGTCGGGGCGCAGCAGGGCGGCCAGCAGGAGCGCGGCCGCCGTGAAGGCGAGGGCGGCCAGCCCGAACGGGCCCGCCAGCCGGGGGATGCCCCAGGCGTGCGCGGCCTCGCCCGTGACGCTCACGAGCAGCGGTCCGGCCACCGCGCCGAGCGTGGTGGCCATCAGTACCGTGCTCACGGCGCGGCCGCGCCGCTCGGGCGCCGCCAGGTCCGCGCCCGCGTACCGGGCCATCAGGTTCGTCGCCGTGCCCGCCCCGTAGACCGTGAGCGAGACGAAGAGCAGTGGTGCGCTGCCGGTCGCGGCGGCCAGGACCACGCCGAGGCTGCCGAGCGCGCCGCCGGCGTAGCCCAGTGCGAGGCCGGGGCGCCGGCCCCACCGCTGGGACAGCCGCCCGATGCCCACGGCGCCCAGCGCCGAGCCGGCGGTGAACAGGGCGCTGGGCAGGCCGGCCAGGCCCGTGGTCCCGAGCATGTCCTCGGCGAGCAGCGCGCCGACGGTGATGCCCGCCGCCAGCCCCGCACCGCTGAGCACCTGGGAGACCACGAGGACGGTCAGTACGCGTCGCTGTGCGGCGGCGACGGACGTCGCGGGGACGGCCGTGGCCGCGGGGAGCCGCGGGCCCTGGGCGGCGGGCACCGCCGGGGTCCGTCCGGTCACGCGCCGTCCCCTCGCACGGGCTCCAGCGCGGAGATCTCCGCCAGCGGCATGCCCAGCTGGTCGTGGAGGAACCGGACGATGGTCCAGTGCGGCAGCGCGCCCTCGTCGAAGGGGCCGAACTCCTTGCAGTACAGCGGTATCCAGCGCAGCGCCTCTTCGATCGCCTGCTCGCGTCCGGGCTCCTGCTGGTACTCCTCGTACCCGATGCTGCGGTGCTCGATGAAGAACTTCCCCGGCAGGCGCTCCTCGCACAGGAAGCGGTACTCGCGCGTCTGCAGGATGAGGTAGTGCCAGAACTCGTCGATCTCCTGCTCGACGGGGAGGAAGAGCCCGCTGAGCTGCTCGGGGTACTTGGAGATCAGGTAGAGGTAGCGCAGGCATTCCAGCGCCTGCCGCTCGGTGTACTCGCGGGGCGCTTCGCTGCCGGCCGCGAAGTGCCCGACCAGCTCCGCGTGGAGTGCGGGGCCGAGCAGCGTCGTGAGGTCGTCCGCCGTCACGAACGTCTTCGTGGTCATGGTCCCTCTCCCTTTCCGTCCCGGTCGAGCCAGGCGTACTTACCCGACTTTCCGATGGCGATGTGTGCGCGGTGGTCGAGTACGCAGCGGCGGCCTGTCAGTTCGCGCACGCCCCGTCCCAGGGCGGCCACCTGTGCTGATGCGAGGGGCTTGCCGTCGAAGGTGGTGTAGGCGAGCACGGCCTCGGCGGGGCTGAGGACCCGCAGCTGGGGGACGAAGACGCGGGGCGAGACGGAACCGACGAGGGCGTCCAGGTCGCCTTGCGCCACCGGCCCGGCGGGGGAATCCAGCAGTTCCTTCTCCCGGCCGCAGAACTGCGTGATGCGCGCCGGGTCGGGAGTGCCGTCGGCCGTGCGGACGCAGTCGCCGGAGCGGTAGCGGACCAGCGGCATGTGCGGGTTGCGGACGCTGGTGACGATGAGGTGGAAGAGCCCGCTGCCCTCGGTGACCGGCGCGAGTTCGACGCTCATGTCGTCGAGGAAGGGGTGGTAGCGGCCGCGGCGGTCGCTGTAGAAGAGGTAGCCCAGTTCCGTGCTGCCGAACAGGTCGATGATCGGGCACGCGAAGTGCTGCTGGAGATACCGCCGCACGTTGACCGGGGTGTACTCGTAGGCGTGGATGATGCTCGCCGGCGGCGAGAAGGCGTCCCACAGCCCCCAGGTGCCGATCTTCTGGAGCAGGTGCGCCAGGTGGTAGCTGGAGCAGTCCAGGTGGTACCACCCGCGCGGATGCGCCTGCCGGGCCTCTGCCATCTCGGCGAGCATCCGCTCGACGTCGGCGCGCTCCCAGAGCGCGGGGTCGAGGCGGGTGTTGAGGTAGAAGGTGCGGGCGTCGAGGCGGCGGTCCTCGGGTCGCGGGTCGGGCCGCGGCTCCTCGCCGCGCTTCTTGGCGTTCACCCTGGCCACGTGCTCCGTGGCGAGCACCGTCGTGAGCGAGACGCGCCGGCAGCCCGCCTCCCAGGTCTCCTTGATGTCCGGGTGCTCGCTCCACAGCCGGTAGTAGGACTTGAGGAGGAAGTACGGGGGCCGGATGATCTGCATCCGGGCGTGGTTGGTGCCCGTGGAGAGCACGAATTCCGCCTCGCCGGCTTCGAGGGCGGCCGCGAGCGCGG includes these proteins:
- a CDS encoding MFS transporter, which produces MTVLVVSQVLSGAGLAAGITVGALLAEDMLGTTGLAGLPSALFTAGSALGAVGIGRLSQRWGRRPGLALGYAGGALGSLGVVLAAATGSAPLLFVSLTVYGAGTATNLMARYAGADLAAPERRGRAVSTVLMATTLGAVAGPLLVSVTGEAAHAWGIPRLAGPFGLAALAFTAAALLLAALLRPDPLRLARTLAEAEAEAGSGAGARSRSEAEEARSTAEAGGAEAAGARDARPDRRALLTGTSVMVLGQLAMIAIMTMTPVHMLAHGHSTGDAGLVIALHVGAMFLPSPLTGLLVDRVGRPAVAAASGVTLFAAGAVAALAPVHSVPALATALVLLGIGWNFGLISGTALVTDALPAATRARTQGLLDVGLAIAGATGGMSSGLVVMAGGFPVLALAGGVLALAIVPVTALTARRSGAATGARRRAAPHASRSESGETAA
- a CDS encoding carbonic anhydrase — its product is MESFIQQARNFNARIAERPEEREIFSRLAEGQSPLALFITCSDSRVVPSLFTGARPGELFELRTAGNAVPAFHEGMACSEAATIEYAMRVLKVSDIVVCGHSHCGAVGARARAEDLNDAPAVRDWLAQEFSSELPKDDTPAVAGAVQRHVCEQVERLRAYPCVRERLDAGEVTLHGWFYEVHTGLVTAHDAATDTFLPV